Proteins co-encoded in one Flavivirga eckloniae genomic window:
- the sucD gene encoding succinate--CoA ligase subunit alpha, with the protein MSVLVNKDSKIIVQGFTGSEGTFHAGQMIEYGTNVVGGVTPGKGGQTHLDKPVFNTVLDAVKEVGADTTIIFVPPAFAADAIMEAADAGIKVIITITEGIPVADMIKASDYIKGKDCRLIGPNCPGVITPEEAKVGIMPGFVFKKGKVGIVSKSGTLTYEAADQVVKQGLGITTAIGIGGDPIIGTTTKEAVELLINDPETEAVVMIGEIGGQLEADAANWYKASGSKKPIVGFIAGETAPAGRTMGHAGAIVGGSDDTAQAKKKIMRASGIHVVDSPAEIGKKVAEVLG; encoded by the coding sequence ATGAGTGTTTTAGTAAATAAAGATTCAAAGATTATAGTTCAAGGATTTACAGGAAGTGAAGGTACATTTCACGCTGGTCAAATGATTGAATACGGAACCAATGTTGTTGGTGGTGTTACACCTGGCAAGGGCGGACAAACACATTTAGATAAGCCAGTTTTTAATACTGTTTTAGATGCTGTTAAAGAAGTTGGAGCAGATACAACTATTATTTTTGTACCACCTGCTTTTGCAGCAGATGCCATTATGGAAGCTGCCGATGCAGGTATTAAAGTTATTATAACAATTACAGAAGGTATCCCTGTTGCAGATATGATTAAGGCTTCAGACTACATAAAAGGCAAAGATTGTCGCTTAATAGGCCCTAACTGTCCAGGAGTTATTACTCCAGAAGAAGCTAAAGTTGGTATCATGCCAGGTTTTGTTTTCAAAAAAGGAAAAGTAGGTATTGTTTCTAAATCGGGAACTCTTACTTATGAAGCTGCAGACCAAGTTGTAAAACAAGGTTTAGGAATTACTACAGCGATTGGTATTGGTGGAGATCCAATTATTGGAACCACAACTAAAGAAGCTGTTGAGTTATTGATTAACGATCCAGAAACTGAAGCAGTTGTAATGATAGGAGAAATAGGCGGACAATTAGAAGCCGATGCTGCTAATTGGTACAAAGCGAGTGGAAGTAAAAAGCCAATTGTAGGTTTTATAGCAGGAGAAACAGCGCCAGCTGGTCGTACCATGGGACATGCCGGAGCTATTGTTGGTGGAAGTGACGATACTGCACAAGCAAAAAAGAAAATAATGAGAGCTTCTGGTATTCATGTAGTTGATTCTCCAGCAGAAATTGGAAAGAAAGTAGCCGAAGTACTAGGCTAA
- a CDS encoding DUF6970 domain-containing protein: MKYFLPFLLLALFLGCDETDDNPSSKICSTDPLENIEWLKELLNSANTNDLEITQYDYKKQTVFSINNCIDCADNLITVYDCDKNKICEFGGIAGLNTCPDFDTEAINKKVLYTDRNCDKGTIISSKLYKALKSSPITSVEINDNCLNITFSILSTQDKIKDVTLVDADEILESDPIQRRLKFSIKENLTKPTSVSATTSFDISNLAEEGETIILNIEGFNTSIKYTRVP, encoded by the coding sequence ATGAAATATTTTCTTCCTTTTTTATTATTAGCTCTATTTTTAGGATGTGATGAAACCGACGATAATCCTTCTTCTAAAATATGCTCAACTGATCCGCTTGAAAATATTGAATGGCTAAAAGAATTGCTAAATAGCGCAAATACTAACGATTTAGAAATAACACAGTATGATTATAAAAAGCAAACTGTTTTTTCAATAAATAACTGCATAGATTGTGCGGACAACCTTATTACCGTTTACGATTGTGACAAAAATAAAATTTGCGAATTTGGAGGTATAGCGGGATTAAATACTTGTCCTGATTTTGATACTGAAGCTATCAATAAAAAAGTATTGTATACCGACAGGAATTGTGATAAGGGAACTATAATTAGCTCTAAACTCTATAAAGCGCTTAAGTCGTCACCAATTACATCGGTAGAAATTAATGATAATTGCTTAAATATTACGTTTAGTATTCTCTCTACTCAAGACAAAATTAAAGATGTTACATTGGTAGATGCTGATGAAATACTGGAAAGCGACCCTATACAAAGACGCTTAAAATTCAGTATCAAGGAAAACCTTACTAAACCAACTTCTGTATCTGCTACAACTTCTTTTGATATTTCCAATCTTGCGGAGGAAGGGGAAACTATTATACTGAATATTGAAGGGTTTAATACCTCTATTAAATATACTAGAGTTCCCTAA
- the fabG gene encoding 3-oxoacyl-[acyl-carrier-protein] reductase, with product MKLLEGKTAIVTGASRGIGKGIAKVFAEQGANVAFTYSSSVDAANALESELNALGIKAKGYQSNAANFDEAQKLANEVVAEFGSIDVLVNNAGITKDNLLMRISEEDFDTVIEVNLKSVFNMTKAVQRTMLKQRKGSIINMSSVVGVKGNAGQTNYAASKAGIIGFSKSVALELGSRNIRSNVVAPGFIETEMTAKLDEEIVKGWRAGIPLKRGGTPEDIANVCVFLASDMSAYVTGQTLNVDGGMLT from the coding sequence ATGAAATTATTAGAAGGAAAAACGGCCATAGTTACAGGAGCAAGTCGTGGAATAGGTAAAGGAATTGCTAAAGTATTTGCAGAACAAGGTGCTAACGTAGCATTTACATATAGCTCGTCGGTAGACGCTGCAAATGCATTAGAATCAGAATTAAATGCATTAGGAATAAAGGCTAAAGGATACCAGAGTAATGCAGCTAATTTTGATGAAGCCCAAAAATTAGCAAACGAAGTTGTTGCAGAGTTTGGAAGCATTGATGTTTTGGTAAATAATGCAGGTATTACAAAAGATAATTTACTAATGCGTATTAGCGAAGAAGACTTCGATACGGTTATAGAAGTAAACCTTAAGTCTGTTTTTAATATGACAAAAGCGGTACAACGTACCATGCTAAAACAGCGCAAAGGATCAATTATAAATATGAGTTCGGTAGTTGGAGTAAAAGGTAATGCCGGGCAAACAAATTATGCAGCTTCTAAAGCTGGTATTATTGGATTTTCTAAATCGGTTGCCTTAGAATTAGGTTCAAGAAATATAAGAAGTAACGTAGTTGCTCCAGGTTTTATAGAAACAGAAATGACCGCAAAACTTGATGAAGAAATCGTAAAAGGATGGCGAGCAGGTATTCCTTTAAAGCGAGGAGGAACACCAGAAGACATAGCGAATGTTTGTGTGTTTTTAGCAAGTGATATGAGTGCATATGTAACCGGACAAACTCTTAATGTAGATGGAGGGATGCTAACATAA
- a CDS encoding DUF4082 domain-containing protein, with amino-acid sequence MKTQKIIVGLLILGLSLISCSKNDDDIKIIESTPEYPMKSLIEDGVIELTNTKINSPNTFELGYKFKTFKNGKITALGIRVPDNDTYRVSFWNVDTEELLKTMEITSSSGLLSFEDIEPINIESGTAYFVSINTNDYYIFNDGGDVMFPAETNNILVLGYGAYFGQSQTLPETYVKTAYLGMVDVKFIPNN; translated from the coding sequence ATGAAAACACAAAAAATAATAGTAGGATTATTAATTTTAGGATTAAGCCTTATCAGTTGTTCTAAAAATGATGATGATATAAAAATTATTGAGAGCACACCAGAATACCCCATGAAATCTTTGATTGAGGATGGTGTTATAGAATTAACCAATACAAAGATAAACAGTCCAAACACCTTTGAATTAGGATACAAATTCAAAACTTTTAAAAATGGTAAAATAACAGCCCTAGGAATTCGAGTACCCGATAATGATACTTACAGGGTATCGTTTTGGAATGTTGATACCGAAGAACTGCTAAAAACTATGGAAATTACCTCCAGCTCAGGATTGTTATCCTTTGAAGACATTGAACCTATAAATATAGAGTCTGGCACAGCATATTTCGTTTCAATTAACACAAACGATTACTACATATTTAACGATGGTGGAGATGTGATGTTTCCAGCAGAAACTAATAATATTCTTGTGTTGGGTTACGGAGCGTATTTTGGACAGAGCCAAACCCTGCCAGAGACTTATGTTAAAACAGCTTATTTAGGAATGGTTGATGTAAAGTTTATTCCTAATAATTAA